The window TACCACCTATGGGTTTCTCTTTCACGGGCCAAACCAAAAACTTTAGCATGGACAAATCCTTCTATGTCCACTAAATTCTCTGGCCtataaatgaaaatacaaTTTTTCTATGGATTTTACAATCTTTCGTAAATTTTCAGTCACGAcaggaaaagaggaaaaaaaaataaaaaaaggcaCGAAAATCCTACCACGGAGATCCTCTTGGTTCTGAAGGAGGAGGATAATCTTTAGGACAATTTTCCTATGTTTTTCTTTAAACagatacttttattttataaatactaaagggcaaaaaattcaaagtgcATGTCTCATCAATTTACAGCCATCACCATCGTCTTAAGATCCCACTTAAAATATAATCTAACGGATGAGCTGCAGAAAATATAAAgggagaaaattaaattaaactaagGAAACATTCATAACTCAAGACCAAAAACCTTCCCTTCCTGGGAATCTGACATTTGTCTGCACcaacaaaaaggagagggtAGATTTCTTTTTGCTACTGACAACTTTCCCAGTTTGAAGGTCACAAATGTATAAAGGTCGCCCTAGATGGTACCGAAGGAGAGTCTATTCAACCACGTTCACTGTCTCGAATTCGATCAGTGATAGATTGCAGTCTTCCTTCACGGTGAAGCTGGCAGGCTCGGTGGCTTCGATGCGGCCCCACCTGTCCACGGCAAGCCTCATTGATCCTCTGTACATCTCGATCTTAGCATTGCGCAAGATCACAGTGCTACCCTCCTTCATCATGTCCACTGAAAAGCAAGGAAAACATACTAAGAGAAAATTTTGGAGGTCCCTCAATAAGATAAGCTTTTCTATAAAAAGAACATCAAGGAAGCTTGACTTCAATTGACATGGTAtctaagaaaaaagaaaaagagaatctTAACATGACTAAAAAGAACTTCCTTTACAAAATATGAaaggaggggggggggggggggggggggggtgtggTGTGGGAGTGCCTTTAGAACCTATGTTGCACGCTTTAGAATGCACATATAAAAGAACACGATATCCTATGAAACTGAAAAGAATATTATCCTCAACAAGAGACTGTAGAATTTAATGTGGACGTAGCAGAAAACAAGAggggaaaaacaaaatttaccTTGATCATTCCTAGCAACAAAAACAATTATTCCTGTCTCATCACCCACCAAGGATTCAGCAGTCCGTGCTTGACGACCCTTCGGTGCTACCATTTTCGTATCAACAACTTTGACAGTAAGGGTGAGCCCAGAGTCAAGTGGGCGAAGTTCACAAACTTTCTTGACCAAGGGCTTCTTGAGCTCTTTTGATGATTCAGCCATTTTAGCTTTCTGATAAACAACAGTAAGCTGCTCAGTTAGGAGAAGCAAAAGAGGacagagaaaaataatatcctTCCACCAATTCCAAGCAGCACTGAATTAATTGATACCGGGATCAACacgaaagaaggaaaagaggaaaattTGACTTAGAACTCTGAGGATACAGAACAATACGTTCACCACTCAAGGAAATTTATAAGAATAGAAGAAAATCCTAGACGGTTATAGAGATACAAAGAATCCTATCCAAAATCTATATGATTCTATATTCAAAATTCAAGCTGATAACTAACCTATCCATAAGGTACTTTAGAATCTAAACCAAATAACTGAATAAAATCTAATTCTATTCTTCTAGGGTAATATCTCCAAATCTAAACCaaataattgaataaaatCTAATCCTACTCTTCTAGAGTAATATGTCCACCAAATCTTCTCGATTTTCGTTAGCCTTGGCTGAACCTATGCATTATGGCACATGCTACGGCATCATTAATTCTCAAAAACCAAGGAAACTACCCCCAGTTTACTCTTGTGAGTCATTGGACAAGTATTCATATTCAGGTGGAAAAAAAGACAATTATGAACAATTGGTAATCTGACAAAGCAAAAAGGGCattataaaagaatttatttttctagagCTATGGCCTTCAATATCATAGAGACTGCCGAAGAAGACGGAGGGCACCGTCGAAAAATTACTAATCTTAGCGGTTACAAGCAGCATCTTCACTTTAATTGAGTTTCAGTTGCCCAAACGGTGATGGACATAGTACCAAAATTAATGACGATGCTGCATAAATAAGCGGTCAAAAGAAGCAATATGTTCTGCATTGATTAGGGGGTGCATCTTGCACTGCAGAAAGTGCACGCCGCAAGTTCAAGTGAGCAATCATGTTTCTTAAACATATCCCCATACCTTCAACTAAACGAAACGGAAGTTTAGGATTTCACCAAACCAACATGCAAAAGGAGATCTCAGAACACTTTCTAGACCAATTTTGTTCCGTGAAATAAACACATCATACGCTATAAGAAGTCGAAACTCTTTTCGACAGTTTAATATGTAATGATCGAAACAAAACCCATCAAAAGTCAACTGAAGCGTGATATGTAGACAAAAGGGCACAGAAATCCTCTACGTTCTTCCaaaaagttaatattttttacgAGAATGAGATCCAAGCACCAGTTCCATGGAAATGACCATGCAGAGCAATTAAACCGCCAAGCCCAAACTAATGTAGGTATTCGAACAAACAATTGACAACCGATTGGGTAGAACGACGAAAATTCAACGAGCCGATCAAAGCAAAAATCGTTGCTTTATCTTGGCAATCATCAATCACAACGATTCAATGATCATTCTGCGAGTTCAATCGGACAGCAACCAAACCAGAAACCAGACTTCACGGCATCCGATCCGTCAAACCGACAACTTCGATTAACAGCCACAGCCCCAA of the Punica granatum isolate Tunisia-2019 chromosome 6, ASM765513v2, whole genome shotgun sequence genome contains:
- the LOC116211254 gene encoding uncharacterized protein At4g28440-like — encoded protein: MAESSKELKKPLVKKVCELRPLDSGLTLTVKVVDTKMVAPKGRQARTAESLVGDETGIIVFVARNDQVDMMKEGSTVILRNAKIEMYRGSMRLAVDRWGRIEATEPASFTVKEDCNLSLIEFETVNVVE